The following are encoded in a window of Bacillus xiapuensis genomic DNA:
- the cysK gene encoding cysteine synthase A, with protein MKTVHNIAELIGDTPLVKLNRLAPKEGADVYVKLEFFNPSKSVKDRAAFNMIIEAEKSGKLKKGSTIIEPTSGNTGIGLAMNAAARGYKAILVMPDTMTKERINLLKAYGAEVVLTTGKEKMPGAIKKAEELAAAIPGSFIPMQFDNEANPDAHRKTTALEIIEAVQQIGKRLGAFVATAGTGGTITGTGEVLKEHFPDVKVHVAEPAGSPVLSGGKPGKHKLVGTSPGFIPNTLNEEVYDNIYKIKDEEAYETARRLAREEGILVGPSSGAACFAAIQTAKSLSQNEVVICIACDTGERYLSSDLFQA; from the coding sequence TTGAAGACTGTTCATAACATCGCAGAATTGATTGGAGATACTCCTTTAGTTAAATTAAACCGCCTCGCCCCTAAAGAGGGAGCGGACGTATATGTAAAACTCGAATTTTTTAATCCGAGCAAAAGCGTGAAAGACCGGGCCGCTTTTAATATGATTATTGAAGCGGAAAAATCCGGAAAATTAAAAAAAGGTTCAACGATCATTGAACCTACGAGCGGCAACACGGGCATCGGACTGGCCATGAATGCCGCAGCCAGAGGCTACAAAGCTATTCTCGTTATGCCGGATACGATGACGAAGGAACGGATTAACCTTCTGAAAGCGTACGGTGCCGAAGTGGTGCTGACAACCGGAAAAGAAAAAATGCCCGGCGCCATCAAGAAAGCGGAAGAACTGGCTGCGGCCATCCCCGGCAGCTTTATTCCGATGCAATTTGATAACGAAGCTAACCCGGATGCCCACCGGAAAACGACCGCTTTAGAAATCATTGAAGCTGTTCAGCAAATCGGCAAGCGTCTCGGTGCCTTCGTGGCGACAGCTGGGACAGGAGGCACCATTACGGGAACGGGGGAAGTGCTAAAAGAACATTTTCCCGATGTGAAAGTGCATGTCGCAGAGCCCGCCGGCTCACCTGTTCTTTCCGGCGGAAAACCGGGAAAGCACAAGCTCGTCGGCACAAGTCCCGGCTTTATCCCGAACACACTCAATGAAGAGGTATATGATAACATTTACAAAATTAAAGATGAGGAAGCCTATGAGACGGCCCGCCGGCTCGCCCGCGAGGAAGGCATTCTGGTCGGCCCTTCTTCGGGCGCTGCCTGTTTTGCAGCGATTCAGACAGCAAAATCTTTATCACAAAATGAAGTGGTTATTTGCATTGCCTGCGACACAGGAGAGCGCTATTTATCCAGCGACTTGTTTCAAGCATAA
- the thpR gene encoding RNA 2',3'-cyclic phosphodiesterase, translated as MNRQHYFFALALPPESKKQLHQQFLNLHLPFARLVHEQDLHLTLAFLGGAEEDQLSRACGYVAERLEGFGTFSLAVQSFGCFGRVDSPRIFWAGVKDSPRLMSLQQSVQEACGKAGFQLEARPFRPHITLARKWRGEEPFQLPAASPMMEFAAEKVVLYRTHLDRTPKYEEAQAFAIIT; from the coding sequence ATGAACCGACAACATTATTTTTTTGCACTGGCTTTGCCGCCGGAGAGTAAAAAACAATTGCATCAGCAATTTCTAAATCTTCATTTGCCTTTTGCTCGCCTTGTGCATGAACAGGATCTTCACTTAACGCTGGCTTTTTTAGGAGGGGCGGAAGAAGATCAGCTCAGCCGGGCATGCGGCTATGTGGCCGAGCGACTGGAGGGGTTCGGGACTTTCTCGCTTGCCGTTCAATCTTTCGGCTGTTTCGGAAGAGTTGACAGCCCGAGGATTTTCTGGGCAGGTGTCAAAGACAGCCCCCGGCTAATGAGCCTTCAGCAATCTGTTCAAGAGGCTTGTGGGAAGGCGGGGTTTCAGTTAGAAGCCCGTCCGTTTCGCCCGCATATTACTCTGGCGAGAAAATGGCGGGGAGAGGAGCCTTTTCAGCTTCCTGCGGCTTCGCCGATGATGGAATTTGCAGCAGAGAAGGTCGTGCTTTATAGAACGCATCTTGACCGCACGCCGAAGTATGAAGAAGCCCAAGCATTTGCGATCATTACATGA
- the pulA gene encoding type I pullulanase, whose translation MLNRPFHAYLDQMDIITIILPPAYYSGRSDRFFLERGDDMLELEVLETDQVKEGIKYSCRSPIQPEFGRAHTILDERFMRTDLQIGTVVRTPEFDEAFYYGGADLGASYTPERTCFRVWAPTATEVLLKYKRQNSSDVSYLPMTRIRRGVYEAAVAADLEGACYRYHVCVNNQWHETGDPYAKAVSLHSEWSCIIDERKTAVLQHSLPPLSSPLDAIIYEGSIRDFSMHPDSGVKQKGKYLAFTERRAAGISYLKELGITHLELLPFNDFYGISDIRPDANYNWGYNPLYFNVPEGSYSSNPKDPYCRIRELKNMIEALHQAGIRVIMDAVYNHVYMRETSDFERLVPGYYFRQDSYGRPSNGTGVGNDFASERKMARKFILDSLKYWLTAYNVDGFRFDLMGILDVETMKEACKIADRYKPGCLLLGEGWELNTALPKEKKANLSNQAQLPNIAQFNDWFRDVIKGSTFHLYDRGYALGRESLSCEAFQVAGGSIGIGGRAGLFLEPGQSVNYVESHDNYTLWDKLEACFPEELEKNKKRHRLATAFVLLSQGIPFLHSGQEFFRTKYGVENSYASPDAVNQLDWNRKEENRASVEYIKGLIQVRKEHQAFRLRTAQEIRRHLKKGSEDHGPLVLLLTDVGAYGPWQEIMLIFHPSEHKSKAALPSRATPWQVIVSGASAGIEAIAERTDFIEVEPISCAVCVR comes from the coding sequence ATGCTGAATCGGCCTTTTCATGCCTATTTGGATCAGATGGACATCATTACGATCATACTTCCTCCCGCTTATTATAGCGGGCGATCGGATCGCTTTTTTCTCGAGCGCGGAGACGACATGCTGGAGCTTGAGGTGCTCGAAACAGATCAGGTGAAAGAGGGGATCAAGTACAGCTGCCGCTCCCCCATCCAGCCGGAATTTGGCCGCGCGCACACCATTTTAGATGAGCGCTTTATGCGGACAGATTTACAAATCGGCACTGTCGTTCGCACTCCGGAATTTGATGAAGCTTTTTATTATGGCGGGGCTGATTTAGGCGCCAGCTATACGCCGGAACGCACCTGCTTCCGCGTATGGGCGCCGACGGCTACGGAAGTGCTGCTGAAATATAAGCGGCAAAACAGCTCCGATGTGTCCTATTTGCCTATGACCCGCATTCGCCGGGGCGTATATGAAGCGGCGGTTGCGGCTGATTTAGAGGGGGCATGCTACCGGTATCATGTGTGCGTGAATAATCAATGGCATGAAACTGGTGATCCGTACGCCAAGGCTGTGTCGCTTCACAGTGAGTGGTCATGCATTATTGATGAGCGGAAAACAGCCGTTTTGCAGCATTCTCTTCCGCCGCTGTCTTCGCCGCTTGATGCAATTATTTATGAAGGCTCCATCCGTGATTTTTCGATGCATCCGGATAGCGGCGTCAAACAAAAAGGTAAGTATTTGGCTTTTACGGAAAGGCGTGCGGCGGGGATATCTTATTTAAAGGAGCTGGGCATCACTCACCTTGAATTGCTGCCGTTCAATGATTTTTACGGAATATCAGATATACGGCCGGATGCCAATTATAATTGGGGGTATAATCCCCTTTATTTTAATGTGCCCGAAGGCAGCTACAGCTCCAATCCTAAAGACCCCTATTGCCGAATCCGAGAGCTGAAAAACATGATTGAAGCCCTTCATCAGGCGGGGATCCGAGTGATTATGGATGCGGTGTACAATCATGTGTACATGAGAGAAACCTCCGACTTTGAAAGGCTCGTTCCGGGCTATTACTTTCGTCAGGACAGCTATGGCAGGCCTTCGAACGGTACAGGTGTCGGCAATGATTTCGCTTCTGAGCGCAAAATGGCGCGAAAGTTTATTCTTGATTCCCTTAAGTACTGGCTGACTGCTTATAATGTTGATGGCTTTCGCTTTGATTTAATGGGTATTTTGGATGTAGAGACGATGAAAGAAGCCTGTAAAATAGCGGATCGCTATAAACCCGGCTGTCTCCTCCTTGGGGAAGGATGGGAGCTAAACACAGCGCTGCCGAAAGAGAAAAAAGCAAATTTATCCAATCAGGCCCAGCTGCCCAATATTGCTCAATTTAATGATTGGTTCCGGGATGTAATTAAGGGGAGCACCTTTCATTTATATGATCGCGGGTATGCGCTTGGGAGGGAGTCACTAAGCTGTGAAGCGTTTCAGGTTGCCGGGGGCAGCATCGGGATCGGGGGGAGAGCTGGTTTATTTCTTGAACCGGGCCAATCCGTCAATTACGTGGAATCTCATGACAATTATACGCTATGGGATAAACTGGAGGCATGCTTTCCCGAAGAACTAGAGAAAAATAAAAAAAGGCACCGGCTGGCAACAGCGTTCGTTTTGCTGTCTCAAGGGATTCCTTTTCTTCATAGCGGGCAAGAATTTTTCCGCACGAAATACGGGGTGGAGAACAGCTATGCGAGTCCTGATGCGGTTAATCAGCTTGATTGGAACCGGAAAGAGGAGAATCGAGCCAGCGTGGAGTACATCAAAGGGTTGATTCAAGTAAGGAAGGAGCACCAAGCATTCAGGCTGCGAACGGCTCAAGAGATTCGCCGCCATTTAAAAAAGGGCTCGGAAGACCATGGGCCGCTTGTCCTGCTGCTGACCGATGTGGGAGCGTACGGGCCGTGGCAGGAAATCATGCTGATATTTCATCCGTCGGAGCATAAGAGCAAGGCAGCTTTGCCATCGAGAGCTACTCCGTGGCAAGTAATCGTTTCGGGCGCATCTGCCGGAATTGAAGCTATAGCCGAAAGGACGGATTTTATTGAAGTGGAACCGATCAGCTGTGCGGTATGTGTCCGATGA